The genomic DNA CGGTGCAGCCCCGTCTGGAGCTGGGTGCTCCAGCCGACGACGGCGTCGGTGTCGACGAAGACCGGGTAGCCCGGCGAGACGGGGATGACGATCGGGGTGCCGTCGCAGACCACGCCCAGCCGGCCCTGGCCGGTGAACACGCTGTTGAACAGCCCGCCGCCCGCCATGCCCGCGCCCTTGACCACCTTGATGTCGTACGACAGCGTCGAGTCGAAGCACAGCACGTTGCGCCCGTTGAGCGTGAGGCTGTCGTTCGGCTGGTCGAAGTCCAGGATGAAGCAGTTGGCCGCGCTCAGCGCGAACCAGCACTCGCCCTGCCCCTTCACCGACATGAGCGCCAGGCCCTCGCCGGTGACCGCGCGCTTGAGGAACTGCCCCGCCCCCTGGCCCTTCTTCTCGAACTGCAGATTGCCCCTGTAGGCGATCATCGCGCCCTGCCGGGCCAGGCACTCGCCGTTGACGGCGTACTTGATCGACTTGGCGTTCTGCAGAGTCATGCCGACCTGCGTCGCAGGCTCGGCCATGTTTTCCTTAGCGAACAAATCACTGCGCATACGGGCATGATCCGCCGGAATCCCTCCCTCCGCCAAGCAGGCTGCGCCCCTGGCACACTTGATCGTGTGACCAGCGCCGAGACCAGCCCCTTCCCGCACGAGGCGGTGAGCCGCGACGACCTGCCGCAGTTCGTCCTCCCCCTCGTCGTACGCATCGAGCGCACCGGCCCGCCCACGCGCACCGACGCCCTGGAGACGGCGGCGCGGGCGGTGCTGGTCCTGCTGGCGGACGAGCGCTCCGCGGGCGAGGGCCGGTGGGCCCGGGCGGTACAGGACTGGCAGGACGCCCGGATCCGCAAGGTGGTGCGGCGCGCGCGGGGCGCGGAGTGGCGCCGGGCGGAGGCGCTGCCGGGGATCACGGTGACCTCGGCGGCCGGCGGGGCCGCGGAGCACGGCGCGGGCACCGCGGGGAGCCCGGCCGGGACGGCCGGCGCCGCCGAGGTGCGGGTCTTCCCGCCCGTACCGCTCGACGGCTGGCCCAAGGACCTCGCCCGGCTCCAGGTCTCCGGCACCGACCTCGACGACCCCGGGCCCCCTCCCCCGCCCCCGCCGGGGGTCCCGGTGCTGTGGCTGGCGCCGAGGCTCGGCATGACTGCGGGCAAGGCGATGGCGCAGGCGGGCCACGGCGCCCAACTCGCCTGGTGGGAGCTGTCCGGCGCGGAGCGCGCGGCCTGGCGCGCCGCCGGCTTCCCCCTCGCCGTCCGCACGCCCGCACCGGAGCGCTGGGCGGAGCTGGTCGCGAGCGGGCTGCCGGTGGTCAGGGACGCCGGGTACACGGAGATCGCCGCGGGCAGTTGCACGGTCGTCGCCGACCACCCCGCGCTGCGTACCGGCTGACCCGCGGCCGTACGGGCACGCGCGCGCGGGACGCACATCGCGGTGCACGCGCGCGTAGGGGCACGGGTGCGGCCGACTGCGCCTACTCCGTCGCCACCCGCACGCCCAGCGCCACCAGCGTGCCGCCGAGCAGCGTCTCCTGGATCCGGCGGGCCCGGCGGGAGCGCAGCAGATGGCGCACGCGCCCGACCGCGAGCGCTGTCAGCCCGAGCCCCGACATGCTGAACAGCACCGCCACCGCGGCCAGCGCGAGCGCGACCGGCACGGCCGTCCCCGGCCGGTCGTCCGGCATGAACTGCGGCAGGCTGGCCATGAAGAACAGCGTGGCCTTGGGGTTGGTCAGGTTGGTGAGGAGCCCCTGCACGAACGGCGTGCCCCGGCCGCGCCCCGCCGGACCGCCCGCCTCCTCCTGCCCGGCCGCCGGCGCGGGCGCCGGGTCCTCGCGCCGCGCCCGCCACGCGGCCCAGAGGCTGCGCGCGCCGAGGTAGCACAGCAGCGCCGCGCCGCAGAACTTGACGATCTCGAACGCCACCGCGCTGCGGAGCAGCAGCCCGGCGAGGCCGAAGGCGACCGCGACGGCGTGCACGAAGAGCCCCGCCGCGCAGCCGAGCGCGGTCTGCAGCCCGGCGCCGCGGCCGCCGTTGACGGCGCTGCGGATGACCACCGCGGTGTCGAGGCCGGGGGTCAGGGTGATGAGCAGGCACAGTCCAAGGTACGAAGCGAAGTCCGCCATGGCACCGCATCCTCCGCCACACGCGGCACGGCTGTCAGCCCGACACCGCGATTCCCGCCGAGCGGGGCCGGGCACGCGCACGCCGAACGGCGTGCGCGGCCCGTACGTCCGGGAAACCCGGCCGCCGTCCGTCAGCCGCCGTCGGTCTCCCGCGCGTCCTCCGCGACGGCCACCGCCGCCTTGCGCGCCGCGACCAGCACCGGGTCCCACACCGGCGAGAACGGCGGCGCGTACCCCAGGTCCAGCGCCGTCATCTGCTCCACCGTCATGCCCGCCGTCAGCGCCACCGCCGCGATGTCCACGCGCTTGCCCGCACCCTCGCGGCCGACGATCTGCACGCCGAGCAGCCGCCCCGTGCGCCGCTCCGCGAGCATCTTCACGTGCATCGGCGCGGCCCGCGGGTAGTAACCGGCGCGGCTGGTCGACCGGATGGTCACCGTCACGTACTGCAGGCCCACCTCGCGCGCCTGCGTCTCCAGCAGACCCGTACGCGCGATCTCCAGATCGCACACCTTGCTGACGGCCGTGCCGACGACGCCGGGGAACGTGCCGAAGCCGCCGCCGACGTTGCGGCCGATGACCTGCCCGTGCTTGTTGGCGTGCGTGCCGAGCGGGATGTACCGCTCGCGGCCCGACACCAGGTCGAGCACCTCGACGCAGTCGCCGCCCGCCCACACGTTCTCCTGCCCCCGCACCCGCATCGCCAGGTCCGTCAGCAGCCCGCCGGACTCGCCCAGCGGCAGCCCCGCGTCCCGCGCGAGCCCGGTCTCCGGGCGCACCCCCAGGCCCAGCACGACGACGTCCGCCGGATACTCGCCGTGCGCCGTGGCCACGCCGCGCACCTCGCCGTCCGTGCCGGTGAGGATCTCGGTGACCTCGGCGCCGGTGACGATCCCGATGCCGTTGCCGTTCATCGCCTCGTGCACCAGGGTGCCCATGTCGGGATCGAGGGTGTTCATGGGCTGTTCGGCGCGCTCCAGCACGGTGACGTGGAGCCCGCGGTGGCAGAACGCCTCCGCCATCTCCACCCCGATGTACCCGGCGCCCACCACGACCGCGTGCCGCACCTGCTGCTTCTGCAGCCGGTCCAGCAGTTCCTGGCCGTCGTCCAGGCTCTGCACCCCGTGCACCCCGGGAGCGTCGATGCCCGGCAGCGGCGGGCGCAGCGGCCGGGCGCCGGTGGCGACGACGAGGTGGTCGAAGCCGTGCCAGCGCTCCTGCGCGCCGCCCTCCTCGTCGAGGGCGCGGGTGCGGACGCACTGCCGGTCGAGGTCGATCTCGGTGACCTCGGTACGCATCCGCAGGTCGATGCCGCGCGCCCGGTGCTCCTCCGGGGTACGGGCGATGAGCTGGTCCCGCTCGGGGACCTCGCCGCCGACCCAGTACGGAATCCCGCAGGCCGAGTACGACGTGAACCGGCCGCGCTCGAACGCGGTGATCTCCAGCTCGTCCG from Streptomyces sp. CMB-StM0423 includes the following:
- a CDS encoding AIM24 family protein, whose product is MRSDLFAKENMAEPATQVGMTLQNAKSIKYAVNGECLARQGAMIAYRGNLQFEKKGQGAGQFLKRAVTGEGLALMSVKGQGECWFALSAANCFILDFDQPNDSLTLNGRNVLCFDSTLSYDIKVVKGAGMAGGGLFNSVFTGQGRLGVVCDGTPIVIPVSPGYPVFVDTDAVVGWSTQLQTGLHRSQSFGSMIRGGSGEVMQLRLDGEGFVVVRPSETGAGAPTG
- a CDS encoding peptidyl-tRNA hydrolase, producing MIRRNPSLRQAGCAPGTLDRVTSAETSPFPHEAVSRDDLPQFVLPLVVRIERTGPPTRTDALETAARAVLVLLADERSAGEGRWARAVQDWQDARIRKVVRRARGAEWRRAEALPGITVTSAAGGAAEHGAGTAGSPAGTAGAAEVRVFPPVPLDGWPKDLARLQVSGTDLDDPGPPPPPPPGVPVLWLAPRLGMTAGKAMAQAGHGAQLAWWELSGAERAAWRAAGFPLAVRTPAPERWAELVASGLPVVRDAGYTEIAAGSCTVVADHPALRTG
- a CDS encoding LysE family translocator, with the translated sequence MADFASYLGLCLLITLTPGLDTAVVIRSAVNGGRGAGLQTALGCAAGLFVHAVAVAFGLAGLLLRSAVAFEIVKFCGAALLCYLGARSLWAAWRARREDPAPAPAAGQEEAGGPAGRGRGTPFVQGLLTNLTNPKATLFFMASLPQFMPDDRPGTAVPVALALAAVAVLFSMSGLGLTALAVGRVRHLLRSRRARRIQETLLGGTLVALGVRVATE
- a CDS encoding FAD-dependent oxidoreductase, producing MGAKQRMVVIGGDAAGMSAASQARRMRTPDELEITAFERGRFTSYSACGIPYWVGGEVPERDQLIARTPEEHRARGIDLRMRTEVTEIDLDRQCVRTRALDEEGGAQERWHGFDHLVVATGARPLRPPLPGIDAPGVHGVQSLDDGQELLDRLQKQQVRHAVVVGAGYIGVEMAEAFCHRGLHVTVLERAEQPMNTLDPDMGTLVHEAMNGNGIGIVTGAEVTEILTGTDGEVRGVATAHGEYPADVVVLGLGVRPETGLARDAGLPLGESGGLLTDLAMRVRGQENVWAGGDCVEVLDLVSGRERYIPLGTHANKHGQVIGRNVGGGFGTFPGVVGTAVSKVCDLEIARTGLLETQAREVGLQYVTVTIRSTSRAGYYPRAAPMHVKMLAERRTGRLLGVQIVGREGAGKRVDIAAVALTAGMTVEQMTALDLGYAPPFSPVWDPVLVAARKAAVAVAEDARETDGG